DNA sequence from the archaeon BMS3Bbin15 genome:
ATGTGGCTGGCATATCCTATGAAAAAAGGAAGTGTGATTTCTATATGTTGTGTAAAATAACCTACCCCAAAGGCAAGCCAGGTGGCCACAGCCAGTCCTATTAAAGAATGTGTTAATGTTCTGTGTTTTACTCCTGAAAAAAGAAAAGGAATCAGGGGTAACCTCTTACTGATAAAGCTGTTTTCTGTGTCTATATCAGGGAGTATAGCAGCAAGTGGTATTACTGCCCATTG
Encoded proteins:
- the ydjM_1 gene encoding inner membrane protein YdjM; translation: MFYTHILFGALLFLVAGNYIHLSLLQWAVIPLAAILPDIDTENSFISKRLPLIPFLFSGVKHRTLTHSLIGLAVATWLAFGVGYFTQHIEITLPFFIGYASHILADMLNDAGVALFYPEKKRYRLLRIRTGSVSEMWFFFSVLGGIIAILLSV